The following are encoded together in the Vigna unguiculata cultivar IT97K-499-35 chromosome 2, ASM411807v1, whole genome shotgun sequence genome:
- the LOC114174243 gene encoding 2-C-methyl-D-erythritol 2,4-cyclodiphosphate synthase, chloroplastic has product MATSSFAASSILLPFTTNPKSPHLFASFPCKNNTLLPSLRLRPISASASAASIPTPSVQVDNSPPSAAPSKVLPFRVGHGFDLHRLEPGYPLIIGGINIPHEKGCEAHSDGDVLLHCVVDAILGALGLPDIGQIFPDSDPKWKGCDSSVFIKESVRLMHEAGYEIGNLDATLILQRPKLSPHKDTIKANLSALLGVDSSVVNIKAKTHEKVDSLGENRSIAAHTVVLLMKK; this is encoded by the exons ATGGCAACTTCTTCCTTTGCAGCATCTTCCATCCTCCTTCCATTCACAACAAACCCTAAATCCCCTCACTTATTTGCCTCTTTCCCTTGCAAAAACAATACCCTCCTTCCCAGCCTCCGTCTCAGACCCATCTCAGCCTCAGCCTCAGCGGCTTCAATCCCAACCCCCTCCGTTCAGGTTGACAACTCTCCACCCTCCGCCGCTCCTTCCAAGGTTCTCCCCTTTCGGGTCGGCCACGGTTTCGACCTCCATCGCTTGGAACCCGGTTACCCCCTAATCATCGGCGGAATTAACATACCCCACGAAAAAGGTTGCGAGGCTCATTCTGATGGGGACGTTCTGCTTCACTGCGTCGTTGATGCTATTTTGGGGGCGTTAGGTCTTCCTGATATAGGCCAAATATTTCCCGATTCTGATCCTAAGTGGAAGGGTTGTGACTCTTCGGTCTTCATTAAAGAATCT GTTAGACTGATGCATGAAGCCGGTTATGAAATTGGAAATTTAGATGCTACATTGATACTTCAGCGGCCAAAACTTAGCCCTCACAAGGACACtatcaaagccaacttatctGCACTGCTTGGAGTGGACTCTTCTGTAGTAAATATCAAAGCAAAAACTCATGAAAAGGTGGACAGCCTTGGAGAGAATAGAAGTATAGCAGCTCACACAGTGGTTCTTCTAATGAAGAAATGA
- the LOC114174252 gene encoding meiotic recombination protein SPO11-2, with the protein MEDLQNSALKFFSDQELCNVDIVPPAQVRARIEVSVLNFLKILNASNPAISDLPLIQRKYSNSRVNHGLLTELSRVFLSNSISTRSLMRPNAAKPFVRVWKVMEMCYQILLQETRVTQRELFYKLLCDSPHLFPSQTHVNRTIQDLVALLRCSRYSLGIMASSRGLIAGRLTLQEPGKEVVDCSLCGSSGFAISGDLNLLERLVLHADARYVIIVEKHAIFQRLTEDRFFHQIPSILITAKGYPDMATRFLLYRINRAFPDLPILALVDWNPAGLAILCTFKFGSVGMGLEAYRYACNVKWLGLRSNDLPLVPDQSFVPLKPKDLQIARSLMSSGILQDNYKDEVTVMIQRGRKTEIEALYFHGYDYLGKYIAKKIVQSDYI; encoded by the exons ATGGAAGATCTTCAAAATTCGGCTCTAAAATTCTTCTCCGATCAAGAGCTCTGTAATGTCGATATTGTCCCTCCTGCTCAG GTCCGAGCGAGAATTGAAGTTTCTGTCctcaattttctaaaaatattaaatgcatCCAACCCTGCCATCTCAGATTTGCCTTTG ATTCAGAGAAAATATAGCAATAGTCGAGTGAACCATGGCCTGTTGACAGAACTTTCACGTGTTTTTCTCTCCAATTCCATATCGACAAGGTCTCTGATGAGACCTAATGCAGCAAAGCCCTTCGTTAGGG TGTGGAAGGTGATGGAGATGTGCTATCAGATATTGCTTCAGGAAACGCGGGTCACGCAGAGGGAGCTCTTCTACAAATTGCTCTGTGATTCGCCACACCTGTTTCCCTCTCAAACGCATGTTAACAGGACGATCCAAG ATCTGGTAGCATTGCTTCGGTGCAGCCGATACAGTCTTGGAATCATGGCTTCCAGTCGAGGACTCATAGCTGGCCGTCTGACTTTGCAG GAACCGGGCAAAGAGGTTGTTGATTGCTCTTTGTGTGGCTCTTCTGGATTTGCAATTTCTGGTGACTTGAATTTGTTAGAGAGATTGGTTCTACATGCAGATGCTCGGTAcgttataattgtggaaaag CACGCAATATTTCAGCGGCTTACTGAGGATCGGTTTTTTCATCAAATTCCGAGCATTCTTATCACTGCTAAAGGCTATCCAGACATGGCCACAAG ATTTCTTCTTTATCGGATCAATCGAGCTTTTCCAGACTTGCCAATTTTAGCTTTGGTGGATTG GAACCCAGCTGGATTAGCCATTCTATGCACCTTCAAATTTGGAAGTGTAGGAATGGGCCTAGAGGCCTACAGATACG CTTGCAACGTCAAGTGGTTAGGACTGCGGAGTAATGATCTACCTTTGGTGCCTGATCAATCTTTCGTTCCATTGAAGCCAAAGGATCTGCAAATTGCTCGAAGCTTGATGTCCTCAGGAATATTACAG GATAATTACAAAGATGAAGTGACCGTAATGATTCAAAGAGGAAGGAAAACTGAAATCGAAGCTCTATACTTTCATGGATACGACTATTTGGGAAAGTATATTGCTAAAAAAATTGTACAGTCCGACTACATATGA
- the LOC114173292 gene encoding endoglucanase, with amino-acid sequence MGYNLLLIGVFLWSSMVSHNGLATMDDDGKLMSSSGSPNYDYADALGKAILFFEGQRSGKLPSNQRVKWREDSALSDGKLQNVNLIGGYYDAGDNVKFGWPMAFATSLLSWAAVEYESEISSVNQLGYLQSAIRWGADFILRAHTSPTTLYTQVGDGNADHNCWERPEDMDTPRTVYKIDANSPGTEAAAESAAALSAASIVFRKIDAKYSSTLLSHAKTLFDFADKYRGSYSGSCPFYCSYSGYQDELLWAAAWLYKASGESRYLTYIIGNQGWSQAVSEFSWDNKFVGAQTLLTEEFYGGKKDLGKIKTDAESFICRVMPGSNSQQIKTTPGGLLFTRDSSNLQYTTSSTMVLFIFSRILNRNHINGINCGSAHFTPSQITAFAKTQVDYILGNNPMKMSYMVGFGSKYPKQLHHRGSSIPSIKVHPAKVGCNGGLSDYYNSPNPNPNTHVGAIVGGPDSNDRFNDARSDYSHTEPTTYMNAAFVASVSALLAKT; translated from the exons ATGGGGtacaatttgttgttgattgGTGTGTTCTTGTGGAGTTCAATGGTTAGTCACAATGGATTAGCCACGATGGATGATGATGGGAAGTTGATGAGCTCCTCAGGCTCACCAAATTATGATTATGCAGACGCTCTTGGCAAAGCCATTTTGTTTTTTGAAGGACAACGCTCGGGGAAGTTACCCTCAAACCAAAGAGTGAAGTGGAGGGAAGACTCCGCTCTCTCTGATGGAAAACTTCAAAAC GTGAATTTGATCGGAGGATACTACGATGCTGGTGATAACGTCAAGTTTGGATGGCCAATGGCGTTTGCTACGAGCTTATTGAGTTGGGCTGCTGTTGAGTACGAAAGTGAGATATCTTCGGTAAACCAGCTTGGTTATCTCCAAAGTGCTATCCGTTGGGGTGCAGACTTCATACTCAGAGCCCATACTTCCCCAACCACCCTCTACACACAG GTTGGAGATGGCAACGCTGATCACAATTGTTGGGAGAGGCCAGAAGACATGGATACACCAAGGACAGTGTATAAGATAGATGCTAATTCTCCAGGGACTGAAGCCGCAGCTGAGTCTGCTGCGGCTCTTTCTGCTGCTTCAATTGTATTCAGGAAAATAGATGCCAAGTATTCCTCCACGCTATTAAGCCATGCGAAAACA CTGTTTGATTTTGCAGACAAGTACAGAGGTTCTTATTCCGGTTCTTGCCCATTCTATTGCTCGTACTCAGGTTACCAG gATGAACTGCTATGGGCTGCTGCATGGTTGTACAAGGCAAGTGGAGAAAGCAGGTATCTGACCTACATCATAGGTAACCAAGGATGGAGCCAGGCAGTGTCTGAATTCAGCTGGGACAACAAATTTGTTGGGGCTCAGACATTACTAACCGAG GAATTTTACGGTGGAAAAAAAGACCTGGGCAAAATTAAGACCGATGCTGAGTCATTTATATGTCGTGTGATGCCAGGAAGCAACTCTCAACAGATTAAAACAACTCCTg GTGGTCTTCTGTTTACTAGAGATAGTAGCAATTTGCAATATACCACGAGCTCGACCATGGTGCTATTCATTTTCTCTAGAATCCTAAACAGAAATCACATCAACGGAATCAATTGTGGCTCCGCGCATTTCACACCGTCTCAAATTACAGCCTTTGCCAAAACACAG GTGGACTACATACTGGGAAACAATCCGATGAAGATGTCGTACATGGTGGGATTTGGCAGCAAATACCCAAAGCAATTACATCACAGAGGCTCATCCATCCCTTCGATAAAAGTTCACCCAGCGAAGGTGGGTTGCAATGGTGGTCTCTCAGATTATTACAACTCTCCTAATCCAAATCCCAATACTCATGTGGGTGCCATTGTTGGAGGACCCGATTCAAATGACCGTTTCAATGATGCAAGATCTGACTATTCCCACACCGAGCCCACCACATACATGAATGCTGCTTTCGTCGCTTCAGTGTCTGCTTTGCTTGCCAAAACCTAA
- the LOC114174080 gene encoding protein SGT1 homolog A-like: protein MNEEKGLEEHSLLRNNTVEHTSTSTLQIEMAKELEKKAKEAFFDDDFALAVDFYSEAIKLDPNDAHLFADRAQAHIKLNAFTEAVSDANNAIQLNPSLSKAYIRKGTACMKLEEYHTAKVALQNGAAFAPDDLRFSKLIQECDRFISEESNGLVSTLSSNGSHLSIRNDGVAKEAEEDSLVSQIKEVTINRPKYRHEYYQKPEEVVVTIFAKGISAKDLVVDFGEQILSVTIDVPGQDAYRFQPRLFGKIIPNNCKVVVLSTKIEIRLAKAEAINWTSLEYSKDTLPTKISMPIVQSQRPSYPSSKARTKDWDKLEALVKKEEKEEKLDGDAGLNKLFRDIYQNADEDMRRAMSKSFVESNGTVLSTDWKEVGSKKVEGSPPDGLELKKWEY from the exons ATGAATGAAGAGAAGGGTCTAGAAGAACACTCCCTGCTTAGAAATAACACTGTGGAACACACGTCAACGAGCACACTCCAAATCGAAATGGCGAAAGAACTTGAGAAGAAAGCGAAGGAAGCATTCTTCGACGACGACTTCGCTCTCGCCGTCGATTTCTATTCCGAAGCCATAAAACTAGATCCAAACGACGCTCATCTCTTCGCTGACCGAGCACAAGCCCATATTAAGCTCAACGCTTTCACTG AAGCAGTTTCCGATGCCAACAACGCCATCCAGTTAAACCCTTCCTTGTCCAAGGCCTATATTCGCAAAGG GACCGCTTGTATGAAGCTAGAAGAATATCACACTGCCAAGGTAGCACTTCAAAACGGTGCCGCTTTTGCGCCAGATGATTTAAGATTCTCCAAGTTGATTCAAGAATGCGATCGCTTTATTTCAG AGGAATCAAATGGTCTTGTTAGCACCTTATCGTCAAATGGTTCCCACTTGAGCATTAGGAATGACGGGGTGGCCAAAGAAGCTGAGGAAGACAGTTTGGTATCCCAAATCAAGGAAGTCACAATAAACAGACCAAAATACAG ACATGAATACTACCAAAAGCCAGAAGAAGTGGTTGTGACAATATTTGCAAAAGGAATATCAGCAAAGGATTTGGTTGTTGACTTCGGTGAACAGATT CTTAGTGTAACTATTGATGTTCCTGGGCAAGATGCCTATCGTTTCCAACCTCGATTGTTTGGGAAG ATAATACCCAACAACTGCAAAGTTGTGGTATTGTCaaccaaaattgaaattcgtcttGCAAAAGCTGAAGCTATTAATTGGACATCTCTGGAATATAGCAAGGATACACTACCTACTAAAATAAGCATGCCTATAG TTCAATCTCAAAGGCCTTCATACCCATCATCAAAAGCAAGGACAAAAGATTGGGATAAGTTGGAAGCTCTAGTGAAAAAAGAG gagaaagaagaaaagcttGATGGTGATGCTGGTTTGAATAAATTGTTCCGTGATATTTACCAGAATGCAGATGAGGACATGAGGAGAGCAATGAGCAAGTCTTTC GTGGAGTCAAATGGAACAGTGCTATCAACCGATTGGAAAGAAGTGGGATCAAAGAAGGTAGAAGGCAGTCCTCCAGATGGCTTGGAGCTGAAAAAATGGGAGTATTAA